The following coding sequences lie in one Myxococcus xanthus genomic window:
- a CDS encoding alkaline phosphatase family protein: MIRALVLAVALATLPAFARPPRLTLVISVDALGSDVLLRNRPRLKGGLGQLLNQGAYFPYARYGYAECRTAPGHATLSTGANPWRHGIVDNRWVDRSTMKRVMSFADAAHPVLEVPLKPGQDSGPAHLMVETLADRLRVTTQERGKAVALAIKPHASIALAGRAGQAWWFDKGEGKFVTGTWYTKEFPAWLKALNARKLPEASFGKKWELMRPASEYVGEDEGLAESDVYGLGRTFPHPLDGGLPSPGPTFYQAFAVSPDSHDLLVEAAKAAIAGEGLGQDDVPDLLAVSFSGTDLVFHEYGPYSWEMQDTLLRLDKAMGNLIAAAERAAGGRGNLVIALSADHGGAAMPEQWAAKGLPAKRVTSAELAEGLTQALRQQFGGDVTATLEQLDVYLGGQTHQGGAVDSAVRRAAAAWLAKHPSVITAVANDDLFTAPDTAGYLTSMRKSYYPGRSGDVLFMIRPFHLLHYIPTGTSHGTPHSYDSQVPILFAGKGVKPGMYLEEIDPVDFAPTLSALMEMGMPASAEGKPRAEVLTGK; the protein is encoded by the coding sequence ATGATTCGCGCACTTGTCCTCGCCGTGGCGCTGGCCACCCTGCCCGCTTTTGCCCGACCTCCCAGGCTCACGCTCGTCATCAGTGTGGACGCGCTCGGCAGCGACGTGCTGCTGCGCAACCGCCCTCGGCTGAAGGGCGGCCTGGGCCAGCTGCTCAACCAGGGCGCGTACTTTCCTTATGCGCGCTACGGCTATGCCGAATGCCGCACCGCGCCCGGCCACGCCACCCTGTCCACGGGCGCCAACCCCTGGCGGCACGGCATCGTGGACAACCGGTGGGTGGACCGCTCCACGATGAAGCGCGTGATGTCCTTCGCGGACGCGGCACACCCAGTGTTGGAGGTGCCGCTGAAGCCGGGCCAGGACTCCGGCCCCGCGCACCTCATGGTGGAGACGCTGGCGGACCGGCTGCGGGTGACGACGCAGGAGCGCGGCAAGGCGGTGGCGTTGGCCATCAAACCCCACGCGTCCATTGCCCTGGCCGGGCGTGCGGGACAGGCGTGGTGGTTCGACAAGGGCGAGGGGAAGTTCGTCACCGGCACCTGGTACACCAAGGAGTTCCCGGCGTGGCTGAAGGCGCTGAACGCGCGGAAGCTGCCGGAGGCGTCCTTCGGCAAGAAGTGGGAGCTGATGCGGCCGGCCTCGGAGTACGTGGGCGAGGACGAAGGCCTCGCTGAGTCGGACGTCTACGGCCTGGGCCGCACCTTCCCCCATCCGCTGGACGGCGGGCTGCCGTCGCCGGGCCCGACCTTCTACCAGGCGTTCGCCGTCTCGCCGGACTCGCATGACCTGCTGGTGGAGGCGGCCAAGGCGGCCATCGCCGGAGAGGGCCTGGGCCAGGACGACGTGCCCGACCTGCTGGCCGTGAGCTTCAGCGGCACGGACCTGGTGTTCCATGAGTACGGGCCGTACTCGTGGGAGATGCAGGACACGCTGCTGCGGCTGGACAAGGCGATGGGCAACCTCATCGCCGCGGCCGAGCGCGCGGCGGGCGGACGGGGCAACCTGGTCATCGCGCTGTCCGCGGACCACGGCGGCGCGGCGATGCCGGAGCAGTGGGCAGCCAAGGGGCTTCCCGCGAAGCGGGTGACTTCGGCGGAGCTGGCGGAGGGCCTGACGCAGGCGCTGCGACAGCAGTTCGGCGGCGACGTGACGGCCACGCTCGAACAGCTCGACGTGTACCTGGGCGGTCAGACGCACCAGGGAGGTGCGGTGGACTCGGCGGTGCGACGCGCCGCCGCGGCATGGCTGGCGAAACATCCGTCGGTCATCACGGCCGTGGCGAATGATGACCTGTTCACCGCGCCGGACACCGCGGGCTACCTGACGTCCATGCGCAAGAGCTACTACCCCGGGCGCAGCGGCGACGTGCTCTTCATGATCCGGCCCTTCCACCTGCTCCACTACATCCCCACCGGCACCAGCCACGGCACGCCGCACTCCTACGATTCGCAGGTGCCCATCCTCTTCGCGGGCAAGGGCGTGAAGCCGGGCATGTACCTGGAGGAGATTGACCCGGTGGACTTCGCCCCCACCCTGTCGGCGCTGATGGAGATGGGCATGCCGGCGTCGGCGGAGGGCAAGCCCCGCGCGGAGGTCCTCACGGGCAAGTGA
- the nadC gene encoding carboxylating nicotinate-nucleotide diphosphorylase has product MQQQDYLDRLIALALDEDLGAAGDVTSQALIPPDYEGSAELVAKEQLVLAGLDAFVRVFKTVDPNVEVELLRRDGQEIKPKMVAARCHGRMRSLLAAERTALNIVQRAAGIATLAQQAVTSVRGSNLRVLDTRKTPPGMRTVAKEAVRMGGASNHRFGLFDGVLIKDNHIAAVGGSIAEALRRAKLNGPRLTKIEIEVTNLKQLAEAIEHGADVVMLDNMDDAQIREAVKLAAGRVPLEVSGGVTLDRLPRLAKLGIDFVSMGALTHSARAMDLSLEITAAAKRPARSKQPKPA; this is encoded by the coding sequence GTGCAGCAGCAGGATTACCTCGACCGGCTCATCGCGCTCGCACTCGATGAGGACCTGGGGGCGGCGGGTGACGTCACCTCGCAGGCCCTCATCCCTCCTGACTACGAGGGCAGCGCGGAGTTGGTCGCCAAGGAGCAGTTGGTGCTCGCGGGCCTGGATGCCTTCGTCCGCGTCTTCAAGACGGTCGACCCGAACGTCGAGGTGGAGCTGTTGCGCCGCGACGGTCAGGAGATCAAACCGAAGATGGTCGCCGCGCGCTGTCATGGCCGGATGCGCTCGCTGCTCGCGGCGGAGCGCACCGCGCTCAACATCGTGCAGCGGGCCGCGGGCATCGCGACGCTGGCGCAGCAGGCTGTCACGTCCGTGCGTGGCTCCAATCTGCGCGTCCTGGACACGCGGAAGACGCCGCCGGGAATGCGCACGGTGGCCAAGGAGGCCGTCCGCATGGGCGGTGCCTCCAACCACCGCTTCGGCCTCTTCGACGGCGTCCTCATCAAGGACAACCACATCGCCGCCGTGGGTGGCTCCATCGCGGAGGCGCTGCGCCGGGCGAAGCTCAACGGGCCACGGCTGACCAAGATTGAAATCGAGGTCACCAACCTCAAGCAGCTCGCGGAGGCCATCGAGCACGGCGCGGACGTGGTGATGCTCGACAACATGGACGACGCGCAGATTCGCGAGGCCGTGAAGCTGGCGGCGGGCCGCGTCCCGCTCGAGGTGTCGGGCGGCGTCACGCTGGACCGGCTGCCTCGGCTGGCGAAGCTGGGCATCGACTTCGTGTCCATGGGCGCGCTGACGCACTCCGCGCGGGCCATGGACCTGTCGCTGGAAATCACCGCCGCGGCGAAGCGGCCCGCGCGCAGCAAGCAGCCGAAGCCGGCGTAG
- a CDS encoding acyl-CoA thioesterase: protein MVEARLRVIYGDTDQMGVVYYANYFRYFEFARSEYFRARGGSYAELERSGALLPVAEASCQYKASARYDDLLVIQTTVSELRRASIVFTYALFRDGAPRTLLCTGMTRHACVGRDGKPTRLPDSLIRLLETTEPSPGSSTST, encoded by the coding sequence ATGGTCGAGGCCCGTCTTCGCGTCATCTACGGCGACACCGATCAGATGGGTGTCGTCTACTACGCGAATTACTTCCGCTATTTCGAGTTCGCGCGCAGTGAGTACTTCCGCGCCCGGGGTGGCAGCTACGCCGAGCTGGAGCGCTCTGGTGCCCTGCTACCCGTGGCCGAGGCGAGCTGCCAGTACAAGGCATCCGCGCGCTACGACGATCTGTTGGTCATCCAAACCACCGTGAGCGAGTTGCGCCGAGCGTCCATCGTGTTCACCTACGCGCTGTTTCGTGACGGTGCGCCACGCACGCTGCTCTGCACCGGCATGACCCGTCACGCCTGCGTGGGGCGGGACGGCAAGCCGACGCGGCTGCCGGACTCCCTCATCCGGCTGCTCGAAACGACCGAGCCTTCCCCGGGCTCTTCCACTTCCACCTGA
- a CDS encoding valine--tRNA ligase: MTDTTELSKAYEPTEVEARRYAFWLERNYFRAEAPSDKPPFSIVLPPPNVTGSLHIGHALTATIQDILTRWKRMSGFNALWLPGTDHAGIATQMVVERELKATEGKSRHDLGREAFLERVWEWKGKFGARIGEQHRYLGASLDWSRERFTMDEQSSAAVREVFVRLYEEGLMYRAQKLINWCPSCRTALSDLEVEHQEKNGSIWHIRYPVKDSDRTLTVATTRPETMLGDTAVAVHPEDERYQDLIGKHVVLPLSGREIPIIADGELVDPKFGTGVVKVTPAHDFNDYQTGLRHKLPMLSILDESARMTKETGKYAGLDRFEARKQVLADLQEQGLLEKEEPHKLSVGTCQRSATVVEPRLSPQWFVKIEPLAKPAIEAVEQGRTKFVPESWTNTYFHWMRNIHDWCVSRQLWWGHQIPAYYCTACSPRLGDDTDLPLDAATVKVGGVDFARAEPIVAREQPSACPKCGGATFIQDPDVLDTWFSSALWPFSTLGWPRNTPDLQTFYPTSVMETGHDIIFFWVARMMMMGLHFMGDVPFRTVYLHAMVRDEKGEKMSKTKKNVIDPLDVILGAPADKLEPTLRNKFPQGMPAFGADALRFTLASLTQQGRDIKLSMDRMAGYKAFCNKLWNASRFALMNMGEFTLDERPLKERPLTLADRWILSRLQRATTEARASLETYGFAEAASTLYQFLWAEFCDWYIELAKGSLYGTDEQAKDSARAVLVYSLDRILRLLHPFMPFITEEIWQKLPMSRSVDSIMIASYPEPDADLVDEAAEAEMAPVIATIEGLRTIRGESNLSPATKVKAVVQSPDARTRELLERWRAYLMPLAGLSEVEIGAPGTKPPQAAAFVGTNLEIYVPLAGLIDLDAERDRLRKEIARAEQEAAGVLRKLENPNFVAKAPPDVVEKDRARVEELKERKAKLQDHLQRIAPEPAMPAAPPSESSTPTESVEPTEADIATEADVATEPITPPESAASLETRPPVEGGTEYETLAESTEEEEASTVPAEVKVAPDAEAEGNVDLAEELKDELEAAGGVTEAADPQVQEALEKLRAGTKEGLSPADHHDLGVAYMSMGLVDDAMREFNTARAGGDAREVPAAAKQEAAESEQTVASTAKAVVKAALAAVKKASSIAKDTVVEAVSASDEEPAAPAKARPAKKAAGKKAAVTKAAGAKGAAKKGAAKKASAKGAAKKASAQKAAAKKAPAKAASKKASAQKAAAKKAPAKGAAKKAAAKKAPAKVAAKKAATKKGAAKKVAAASKKPVKKAAGRKAPAKKAPASKAAAKKGTGAKPKARAKARR, from the coding sequence ATGACCGATACCACTGAACTTTCGAAGGCCTACGAGCCCACCGAGGTCGAGGCCCGGCGTTACGCGTTCTGGCTTGAGCGCAACTACTTCCGCGCCGAGGCGCCCTCCGACAAGCCGCCGTTCTCCATCGTCCTGCCGCCGCCCAACGTCACGGGCAGCCTGCACATCGGCCATGCGTTGACGGCCACCATCCAGGACATCCTCACCCGCTGGAAGCGGATGAGCGGCTTCAACGCCCTGTGGCTCCCCGGTACGGACCACGCAGGCATCGCCACGCAGATGGTGGTGGAGAGGGAGTTGAAGGCGACGGAGGGCAAGAGCCGCCACGACCTGGGCCGCGAGGCGTTCCTCGAGCGCGTCTGGGAGTGGAAGGGCAAGTTCGGCGCCCGTATCGGCGAGCAGCACCGCTACCTGGGCGCATCCCTGGACTGGAGCCGCGAGCGCTTCACCATGGACGAGCAGTCCTCCGCCGCGGTGCGCGAGGTCTTCGTCCGGCTGTACGAAGAGGGCCTGATGTACCGGGCCCAGAAGCTCATCAACTGGTGTCCTTCGTGCCGCACGGCGCTCAGCGACCTGGAAGTGGAGCACCAGGAGAAGAACGGCTCCATCTGGCACATCCGCTACCCGGTGAAGGACAGCGACCGCACGCTCACCGTGGCCACCACGCGCCCGGAGACGATGCTGGGCGACACCGCCGTGGCCGTCCATCCGGAGGACGAGCGCTACCAGGACCTGATTGGCAAGCACGTGGTGCTGCCGCTCAGCGGCCGCGAGATTCCCATCATCGCGGACGGCGAGCTGGTGGATCCGAAGTTCGGCACCGGCGTGGTGAAGGTGACGCCCGCGCACGACTTCAACGACTACCAGACGGGCCTGCGTCACAAGCTGCCGATGCTGTCCATCCTGGACGAATCGGCCCGGATGACGAAGGAGACCGGCAAGTACGCCGGCCTGGATCGCTTCGAGGCGCGCAAGCAGGTGCTGGCGGACCTCCAGGAGCAGGGCCTGCTGGAGAAGGAGGAGCCGCACAAGCTGTCCGTCGGCACGTGCCAGCGCAGCGCCACGGTCGTGGAGCCGCGCCTGTCGCCGCAGTGGTTCGTGAAGATTGAACCGCTGGCGAAGCCGGCCATCGAGGCGGTGGAGCAGGGCCGCACGAAGTTCGTCCCCGAGTCATGGACGAACACCTACTTCCACTGGATGCGCAACATCCACGACTGGTGCGTCAGCCGCCAGCTCTGGTGGGGCCACCAGATTCCCGCGTACTACTGCACCGCGTGCAGCCCTCGGTTGGGGGACGACACCGACCTGCCGCTGGACGCCGCGACGGTGAAGGTGGGCGGCGTGGACTTCGCACGCGCGGAGCCGATTGTCGCGCGTGAGCAGCCCTCGGCCTGCCCGAAGTGCGGCGGCGCCACGTTCATCCAGGACCCGGACGTGCTGGACACCTGGTTCTCGTCCGCGCTGTGGCCCTTCTCCACGCTGGGCTGGCCGCGCAACACGCCGGACCTCCAGACGTTCTACCCGACGTCCGTCATGGAGACGGGCCACGACATCATCTTCTTCTGGGTCGCCCGGATGATGATGATGGGCCTGCACTTCATGGGGGATGTGCCCTTCCGCACCGTGTACCTGCACGCGATGGTGCGCGACGAGAAGGGCGAGAAGATGTCGAAGACGAAGAAGAACGTCATCGACCCCTTGGACGTCATCCTCGGCGCCCCCGCGGACAAGCTTGAGCCGACGCTCAGGAACAAGTTCCCGCAGGGCATGCCTGCCTTCGGCGCGGACGCGCTGCGCTTCACGCTCGCGTCGCTCACCCAGCAGGGCCGGGACATCAAGCTGTCCATGGACCGGATGGCTGGCTACAAGGCCTTCTGCAACAAGCTGTGGAACGCCAGCCGCTTCGCCCTGATGAACATGGGCGAGTTCACGCTGGATGAGCGTCCGCTGAAGGAGCGTCCGTTGACGCTGGCGGACCGCTGGATTCTCTCGCGGCTCCAGCGCGCCACCACCGAGGCCCGCGCCTCGCTGGAGACGTACGGTTTCGCCGAGGCGGCCTCCACGCTGTACCAGTTCCTGTGGGCCGAGTTCTGCGACTGGTACATCGAGCTGGCCAAGGGCTCGCTCTACGGCACCGATGAGCAGGCGAAGGACTCCGCGCGCGCGGTGCTGGTGTACTCGCTGGATCGCATCCTGCGGCTGCTGCACCCGTTCATGCCGTTCATCACCGAGGAGATCTGGCAGAAGCTGCCGATGTCCCGGTCGGTGGACAGCATCATGATCGCGTCGTACCCGGAGCCCGACGCGGACCTGGTGGACGAGGCCGCCGAGGCGGAGATGGCCCCGGTCATCGCCACCATCGAAGGCCTGCGCACCATCCGCGGCGAGAGCAACCTGTCGCCCGCGACCAAGGTGAAGGCGGTGGTGCAGAGCCCGGACGCTCGCACGCGCGAGCTGCTGGAGCGCTGGCGCGCGTACCTGATGCCGCTGGCCGGCCTGTCCGAGGTGGAGATTGGCGCGCCCGGCACCAAGCCGCCGCAGGCCGCCGCCTTCGTGGGCACGAACCTGGAAATCTACGTGCCGCTGGCGGGTCTCATCGACCTGGACGCGGAACGCGACCGCCTCCGCAAGGAGATTGCGCGCGCCGAGCAGGAGGCCGCCGGTGTGTTGCGCAAGCTGGAGAACCCCAACTTCGTGGCCAAGGCGCCCCCGGACGTGGTCGAGAAGGACCGCGCCCGCGTGGAGGAGTTGAAGGAGCGCAAGGCCAAGCTTCAGGACCATCTGCAGCGCATTGCCCCGGAGCCCGCCATGCCCGCAGCGCCGCCGTCCGAGAGCAGCACGCCGACCGAAAGCGTTGAGCCGACCGAGGCCGACATCGCGACCGAAGCCGACGTCGCGACCGAGCCCATCACGCCGCCCGAGAGCGCCGCTTCATTAGAGACGCGGCCTCCGGTCGAGGGGGGCACTGAATACGAGACGCTCGCCGAGTCCACCGAGGAGGAGGAGGCTTCCACCGTTCCGGCCGAGGTGAAGGTCGCCCCGGATGCGGAAGCAGAGGGCAACGTCGACCTGGCGGAGGAGTTGAAGGACGAGCTCGAGGCCGCGGGCGGTGTGACCGAAGCCGCGGATCCCCAGGTGCAGGAGGCCCTGGAGAAGCTGCGCGCGGGGACGAAGGAAGGCCTGTCTCCGGCCGACCATCATGACCTCGGCGTGGCGTATATGAGCATGGGCCTCGTCGACGACGCGATGCGGGAGTTCAACACGGCGCGCGCCGGTGGCGACGCCCGTGAGGTGCCCGCCGCCGCCAAGCAGGAGGCCGCTGAGTCTGAGCAGACGGTGGCCTCCACCGCGAAGGCCGTGGTGAAGGCCGCCCTGGCCGCCGTGAAGAAGGCGTCGTCCATCGCGAAGGACACGGTGGTGGAGGCCGTCTCCGCTTCCGACGAGGAGCCTGCCGCTCCGGCGAAGGCGCGTCCCGCGAAGAAGGCCGCGGGCAAGAAGGCCGCTGTGACGAAGGCCGCGGGCGCGAAGGGCGCCGCCAAGAAGGGCGCTGCGAAGAAGGCTTCGGCCAAGGGCGCGGCGAAGAAGGCTTCGGCTCAGAAGGCCGCCGCCAAGAAGGCTCCGGCCAAGGCTGCGTCGAAGAAGGCTTCGGCCCAGAAGGCCGCCGCGAAGAAGGCGCCTGCCAAGGGCGCGGCGAAGAAGGCCGCTGCGAAGAAGGCTCCGGCCAAGGTCGCCGCGAAGAAGGCTGCCACGAAGAAGGGGGCCGCGAAGAAGGTCGCTGCCGCCAGCAAGAAGCCGGTGAAGAAGGCGGCGGGCCGAAAGGCTCCCGCGAAGAAGGCCCCCGCCAGCAAGGCGGCGGCGAAGAAGGGCACCGGGGCGAAACCCAAGGCGCGGGCAAAGGCCCGGCGGTAG